In uncultured Cohaesibacter sp., a genomic segment contains:
- a CDS encoding alpha-D-glucose phosphate-specific phosphoglucomutase, producing MKISTISCEPISGQKPGTSGLRKKTRVFMEPGYLQNFIQSVFNAIGGAEGKTFVVGGDGRYYNRKAIQIILAMAAANGAAKVIVGQHGLLSTPAASNLIRKYKTDGGLILSASHNPGGIDADFGVKYNVSNGGPAPESVTEAIYKETCSISSYKILQGEMIDLGSIGNKKLGEMDVNVIDPVKDYKDLMASLFDFVAIRNLIAGGFTLVFDAMHAVTGPYAKAIFEGSLGAPEGTVLNAEPSEDFGGGHPDPNPVWAKSLMDLMMSEKAPCLGAASDGDGDRNMIVGRGIYVTPSDSLAVLAANAHMAPAYRNGLAGVARSMPTSAACDRVAAKQGIACYETPTGWKFFGNLLDANKATICGEESAGTGSNHVREKDGLWAVLLWLNIIAERGQPVKAILEGHWAKYGRDYYSRYDYEAIPLDAANQLIDDLRGKLAELPGQTFGNLTVKNADEFSYNDPVDGSVSSGQGLRVWFEGKARVVFRLSGTGTDGATLRVYLEQYVDTHGKHNLPTKQVLEPLVNAMLEMTDLKGRIGRTEPDVIT from the coding sequence ATGAAAATTTCGACTATTTCCTGCGAACCGATTTCAGGCCAGAAACCCGGAACATCTGGACTACGAAAGAAAACCCGGGTCTTCATGGAACCCGGTTATCTGCAAAATTTCATTCAATCCGTTTTCAATGCAATCGGTGGTGCTGAAGGCAAGACATTTGTGGTTGGCGGCGATGGCCGTTACTACAACCGCAAGGCAATTCAGATCATTCTTGCGATGGCCGCAGCCAACGGCGCAGCCAAGGTCATCGTCGGCCAGCACGGTTTGCTTTCCACACCTGCAGCCTCCAACCTTATCCGCAAATACAAGACCGACGGCGGTCTCATTCTTTCTGCCAGCCACAACCCCGGCGGCATCGACGCGGACTTCGGCGTCAAATACAACGTGTCCAACGGCGGCCCGGCTCCGGAAAGTGTCACCGAGGCGATCTACAAGGAGACCTGCTCGATCAGCTCCTACAAGATCCTGCAGGGTGAGATGATCGATCTGGGCTCGATCGGCAACAAGAAACTTGGCGAGATGGACGTCAACGTGATTGACCCGGTCAAGGACTACAAGGACCTGATGGCGTCGCTGTTCGACTTCGTGGCGATCCGCAACCTGATTGCCGGTGGCTTCACCCTCGTGTTCGACGCCATGCATGCGGTCACCGGACCCTATGCAAAAGCCATTTTCGAGGGTTCTCTGGGCGCGCCGGAAGGCACCGTGCTCAATGCCGAACCAAGCGAGGATTTCGGCGGTGGTCACCCCGACCCGAACCCGGTCTGGGCAAAGAGCCTGATGGATCTGATGATGTCGGAAAAGGCCCCCTGCCTTGGCGCGGCGTCCGATGGCGACGGCGACCGCAACATGATCGTCGGGCGCGGCATCTATGTCACTCCGTCCGACAGCCTTGCCGTTCTGGCCGCCAACGCCCACATGGCCCCGGCCTATCGCAACGGGCTGGCCGGTGTTGCCCGTTCCATGCCAACCAGCGCCGCCTGCGACCGCGTTGCTGCCAAGCAGGGCATTGCCTGTTACGAGACCCCGACGGGCTGGAAATTCTTCGGCAATCTGCTCGATGCCAACAAGGCCACCATCTGCGGTGAGGAAAGCGCCGGTACCGGCTCCAACCATGTTCGCGAAAAAGACGGCCTCTGGGCAGTTCTCCTGTGGCTGAACATCATCGCCGAACGCGGCCAGCCGGTCAAAGCCATCCTTGAAGGACACTGGGCCAAATATGGCCGCGACTATTACAGCCGCTATGACTATGAAGCCATTCCGCTGGATGCTGCCAATCAGCTGATTGACGATCTGCGCGGCAAGCTGGCCGAATTGCCGGGCCAGACCTTCGGCAACCTGACGGTAAAGAATGCCGACGAGTTTTCCTATAATGATCCGGTCGACGGATCGGTCAGCAGTGGTCAGGGCCTTCGCGTCTGGTTCGAGGGCAAGGCACGGGTCGTCTTCCGCCTTTCCGGTACCGGCACCGATGGCGCCACACTGCGTGTCTATCTCGAACAGTATGTGGACACCCACGGCAAGCACAACCTGCCAACCAAACAGGTGCTAGAGCCGCTAGTCAACGCCATGCTGGAAATGACCGACCTCAAGGGCCGCATCGGCCGCACGGAGCCGGACGTCATCACCTGA
- a CDS encoding HAMP domain-containing methyl-accepting chemotaxis protein, whose product MVFRNKSASIRKAMDVCKAVTNGDFSVRITNIHDKGEMGQLMHAINDMIDRTDAYIRESKACLDYVARNQHFRLIAEKGMVGDFRLAAESINRATWKIKQRHERFDEMGSKFEHQLEDIVSNMTDMIANLQNASQKVSTASHGAQEQSLLVAAGAEQASANMQSVSEAVEQLTGSIAEINTQVVNSSSIARMSVEKSHDMSGEISSLATASQQISEVVSLISDIAAQTNLLALNATIEAARAGEAGKGFAIVAQEVKNLSAQTAEATEQISGQINGLQQATDRAVKANDEISNTIEKVSEISAAIAAAVEEQSAATQEISCNIEEAAVGTKDVSQGVAEVNEATSVTESTAKEVMQVSEKLGLQEGSLVTLRQELAKFLVEVRKVG is encoded by the coding sequence ATGGTTTTCAGAAATAAATCGGCATCCATTCGCAAGGCAATGGACGTCTGCAAGGCGGTCACAAATGGTGATTTCTCCGTGCGCATCACCAATATTCACGACAAGGGGGAAATGGGCCAGTTGATGCATGCGATCAATGACATGATCGACCGCACCGACGCCTACATCCGCGAGTCCAAGGCCTGTCTTGATTATGTCGCCCGAAACCAGCATTTTCGCCTGATCGCGGAAAAGGGCATGGTCGGCGACTTCAGGCTGGCTGCCGAAAGCATCAATCGCGCCACATGGAAAATCAAGCAGCGCCATGAACGGTTCGATGAGATGGGATCCAAGTTTGAACATCAGCTTGAGGACATCGTGTCCAACATGACGGACATGATCGCCAACCTTCAGAATGCGTCGCAGAAGGTGTCCACCGCCTCCCACGGGGCACAGGAACAGTCTCTGCTGGTTGCTGCCGGTGCCGAGCAGGCCTCGGCCAACATGCAGTCCGTGTCTGAAGCGGTAGAGCAGCTGACCGGATCCATCGCGGAGATCAACACTCAGGTGGTCAACAGCAGCAGCATCGCGCGCATGTCGGTTGAAAAGTCTCACGACATGAGTGGTGAAATTTCCAGCCTGGCGACGGCTTCTCAGCAGATCAGCGAGGTGGTCTCGCTCATTTCCGACATCGCCGCACAGACGAATCTTTTGGCGCTCAATGCCACCATTGAGGCAGCCCGTGCCGGAGAGGCGGGCAAGGGGTTTGCCATCGTGGCGCAGGAAGTCAAGAATCTGTCAGCCCAGACCGCCGAAGCAACTGAACAGATCAGTGGCCAGATCAACGGTTTGCAGCAGGCAACGGATCGGGCCGTTAAGGCCAATGACGAAATTTCGAACACCATCGAGAAGGTTAGCGAGATCTCTGCGGCCATCGCCGCTGCGGTGGAAGAGCAGAGCGCCGCCACCCAGGAAATTTCCTGCAACATCGAGGAAGCCGCTGTCGGCACCAAGGATGTGAGCCAGGGCGTTGCGGAAGTGAATGAAGCCACATCCGTGACAGAGAGCACCGCCAAGGAGGTGATGCAGGTGTCTGAAAAGCTCGGCCTGCAGGAAGGAAGTCTTGTTACCCTGCGTCAGGAACTGGCCAAGTTCCTGGTCGAAGTACGCAAGGTGGGCTGA
- the nqrM gene encoding (Na+)-NQR maturation NqrM — protein sequence MATYIIVFAAFLIVVVGMSIGVMFKRKPIAGSCGGLNAISDADHCLICGSPVDKNSPLKERLNGECPRKKAAREKAEQEAAMNAAE from the coding sequence ATGGCAACCTATATTATTGTATTCGCAGCTTTTCTGATCGTCGTTGTCGGCATGTCAATCGGCGTGATGTTCAAGCGCAAACCGATCGCGGGATCCTGTGGCGGGCTCAATGCCATTTCCGACGCCGACCATTGCCTGATCTGTGGCTCGCCGGTTGACAAGAACAGCCCGCTCAAGGAGCGCCTCAACGGGGAATGCCCTCGCAAGAAGGCTGCGCGCGAGAAAGCGGAACAGGAAGCCGCGATGAACGCTGCCGAATAG
- a CDS encoding MATE family efflux transporter, with product MPVSPTPKPVLLDRETPSILKLAGFLSLSGLFSTSAILIDANMVGPIGDETLAGLGLCAGLYGVFMALLFGLGSGAQILLTRAFGAGDMRLFYRRLLRMLALGLGMSVILVLLFRFNINFLVDRLATTSGIGFAAKRYLELMVYAPPLGFAAYLLTISFDVKRQATRELRGFAIELPLNVILNALLIYGWFGAPELGITGAAIATLISQSARLVYLVVLLAGDMRAVYALPAQRPSGPAPSARTTPDHTAQAEEPLLPRHVLLPVTLNVAALIVGAQAYQLLFAQQPYLTFAALALMTPWLSVANVLGRSVAMSATLTCADLEPGSEALQQAIRSVLKALRYLAPRLALLFVGVTLVADALSWHISDWVRINFLLLIPYGGVLVLVRTVSVTIGAILRATDRPKWVFWVQVGLQWGFGVPLLMIVTHVFELSLYIAYGILILEELLRLAIMWLRLKRLTRPQVSAP from the coding sequence GTGCCAGTCAGCCCCACGCCAAAGCCGGTCCTGCTCGACAGAGAGACGCCATCCATCCTGAAACTCGCGGGATTTCTTTCCCTGTCCGGACTGTTTTCCACCTCGGCCATCCTGATCGATGCCAACATGGTGGGGCCGATCGGAGATGAAACGCTGGCCGGGCTGGGGCTTTGCGCCGGACTCTACGGGGTTTTCATGGCGCTGCTGTTCGGGCTGGGTTCAGGTGCGCAGATTCTTCTGACCCGCGCCTTTGGTGCGGGAGACATGCGCCTGTTCTATCGCCGGCTACTGCGCATGCTGGCTCTGGGCCTTGGAATGAGCGTCATCCTCGTTCTTTTGTTCCGCTTCAACATCAACTTCCTCGTTGACCGGCTGGCCACGACCTCGGGCATCGGCTTTGCCGCCAAACGTTATCTGGAGCTGATGGTCTATGCGCCACCGCTTGGCTTTGCCGCCTATCTGCTGACCATCAGCTTTGATGTGAAGCGACAGGCAACACGAGAGCTGAGGGGCTTTGCCATCGAGCTGCCGCTCAACGTCATTCTCAATGCACTGCTGATCTATGGCTGGTTCGGTGCGCCGGAACTGGGTATCACGGGCGCGGCCATCGCAACGCTCATCAGTCAGAGCGCCCGGCTCGTCTATCTGGTCGTGCTGCTGGCTGGCGACATGCGGGCGGTTTATGCCCTGCCCGCGCAGAGGCCATCCGGACCTGCCCCTTCCGCAAGGACCACCCCGGACCATACCGCGCAAGCCGAGGAGCCGCTTCTGCCGCGGCATGTGTTGTTGCCGGTCACCCTCAATGTGGCGGCGCTGATTGTTGGTGCGCAAGCCTATCAGCTGCTGTTTGCCCAGCAACCCTATCTGACTTTTGCGGCGCTGGCCCTGATGACACCGTGGCTTTCGGTTGCCAACGTGTTGGGCCGTTCGGTCGCCATGTCGGCCACCCTCACCTGCGCCGATCTGGAGCCGGGAAGCGAAGCCTTGCAACAGGCCATCCGGTCCGTCCTCAAGGCACTACGCTATCTGGCACCACGCCTTGCATTGCTGTTTGTCGGGGTGACGCTTGTTGCCGACGCACTCTCCTGGCACATATCGGACTGGGTGCGGATCAATTTTCTGCTGCTCATTCCCTATGGCGGGGTATTGGTGCTGGTCCGCACCGTGTCGGTCACCATCGGTGCCATTCTAAGGGCGACCGACCGGCCCAAATGGGTGTTCTGGGTGCAGGTTGGCCTGCAATGGGGCTTTGGTGTCCCACTGCTGATGATTGTCACCCATGTCTTCGAGCTGTCGCTCTATATCGCCTATGGCATCCTCATTCTGGAGGAGCTGCTGCGGCTCGCCATCATGTGGTTGCGCCTGAAAAGACTGACACGACCTCAGGTCAGCGCCCCGTAA
- a CDS encoding Na(+)-translocating NADH-quinone reductase subunit A: MKLKKGLDLPITGAPVQTIHEGPKITKVAVNGRDFIGLKPKMLVAEGDKVKKGQPLFLHKASEEVLYVAPGGGTVSAINRGARRVLETIVIALDEVEEEITFESTPAEQLSALPRENVQKRLYESGQWTYLKTRPYSYVPLQGTVPHSIFVTAMDTNPLAADPAVIIGENAAAFSAGVDVLSNLTDGHVFVCHAPDATMPGVTTEKAVFETFSGPHPAGLAGTHIHFLDPVTAGKTVWSINYADVIAIGNLFLTGKIDTDRTIAICGPLASNPRLVKTRVGASTDELTAGEIEIGINCRVVSGSVLSGKTAEGPFAYLTRSATQLTLMEEDTKQRVLGWGYPSMNYWSYTNVHLSALFGAGKKFAFGTNLRGGRRAMVPFGSYEGVVPLDVLPTQLLKALLTLDTDLAQKLGALELDEEDLALCTFICHSKYEYGEALRANLVKIEKEG; encoded by the coding sequence ATGAAGCTAAAAAAAGGATTGGATCTGCCGATAACAGGCGCTCCTGTCCAGACCATTCATGAGGGGCCAAAGATAACCAAGGTGGCTGTGAATGGTCGGGACTTCATCGGCCTGAAGCCCAAGATGCTGGTTGCGGAAGGGGACAAGGTCAAGAAGGGTCAGCCTCTCTTCTTGCACAAAGCTTCCGAGGAAGTGCTCTATGTGGCTCCAGGTGGCGGGACCGTTTCGGCGATCAATCGCGGGGCGCGCCGCGTGCTCGAGACCATCGTGATCGCACTGGATGAGGTGGAAGAAGAAATCACCTTTGAGTCGACGCCTGCCGAACAGCTCAGCGCCCTCCCGCGCGAGAATGTCCAGAAGCGACTCTATGAAAGTGGTCAGTGGACCTATCTCAAGACAAGGCCTTATTCTTATGTGCCTTTGCAGGGTACCGTCCCTCATTCCATCTTTGTCACCGCGATGGACACCAATCCGCTCGCTGCCGATCCTGCCGTCATCATCGGTGAGAATGCGGCAGCCTTCAGCGCTGGTGTCGATGTGCTTTCCAACCTGACAGACGGTCACGTGTTCGTCTGCCATGCGCCGGACGCAACGATGCCCGGTGTCACGACTGAGAAGGCGGTTTTCGAAACCTTCTCCGGTCCGCATCCTGCCGGTCTGGCAGGGACACATATTCATTTTCTCGATCCCGTGACCGCAGGAAAGACCGTCTGGTCCATCAACTATGCGGATGTCATTGCCATCGGCAACCTCTTCCTGACGGGCAAGATCGATACGGACCGCACGATTGCCATCTGTGGCCCGCTGGCATCCAACCCCCGTCTGGTCAAGACGCGTGTAGGAGCCTCTACGGATGAACTGACCGCCGGTGAAATCGAAATCGGCATAAACTGCCGTGTCGTTTCCGGGTCCGTTCTTTCCGGCAAGACGGCTGAGGGCCCATTCGCCTATCTCACCCGTTCTGCCACGCAGCTGACCCTGATGGAAGAAGACACCAAACAGCGCGTTCTTGGTTGGGGCTACCCTTCCATGAACTACTGGTCTTACACCAACGTTCATCTGTCTGCCCTGTTCGGCGCTGGCAAGAAATTTGCTTTCGGCACCAACCTGCGTGGTGGCCGTCGTGCCATGGTTCCGTTCGGCAGCTATGAAGGCGTGGTTCCTCTGGATGTGTTGCCAACCCAGTTGCTCAAGGCATTGCTGACGCTGGACACCGATCTGGCGCAGAAGCTGGGCGCTCTGGAACTGGATGAAGAAGATCTGGCACTCTGTACCTTCATCTGTCACTCGAAATATGAGTATGGCGAAGCGCTGCGAGCCAACCTCGTCAAAATCGAAAAAGAGGGCTAA
- a CDS encoding FAD:protein FMN transferase, with the protein MRSLFRLALLAIGLFALAGCDLLPSKKSDEYQLRGNTMGTSYTIKALNVRGKVDDETLYNDIKKTLDEANEALSNWKDESEISIFNNSSSTGWLSTSDRFHEVLAEAQVIHKLSGGRFDITVSPLVDLWGFGPADNKNPPTKEQIAEAMANVGQTELLEVKDNPPMVRKNKPGVTITLGAIAKGYSADLISRTLAKHGITNYLVEIGGDLMVHGLNEMGEPWQIGVEKPDEAGRSVQLVLPVRDMGIATSGDYRNFYFNDEGQRMSHIIDPTTGKPVTHNLASVTVLAPNGMRADGWATALLVLGEKEGRALADKLDIPAYFIRREKSGFVTSSSKAFDALMAAEK; encoded by the coding sequence TTGCGTTCGCTCTTCAGGCTTGCCCTGCTTGCTATCGGTCTGTTCGCTCTTGCCGGATGCGACCTTCTCCCTTCGAAGAAAAGTGACGAATATCAGCTCCGTGGCAACACCATGGGCACCAGTTACACCATCAAGGCGCTCAATGTGCGCGGCAAGGTGGATGACGAGACTCTCTATAATGACATCAAGAAGACGCTCGATGAAGCCAACGAGGCGCTGTCAAACTGGAAAGACGAGTCGGAAATCTCCATCTTCAACAACAGTTCCTCAACTGGCTGGTTAAGCACTTCTGACAGGTTTCATGAAGTTCTGGCCGAAGCGCAGGTCATTCACAAGCTGAGTGGCGGCCGATTCGATATCACCGTGTCGCCGCTTGTCGACCTGTGGGGATTTGGCCCGGCAGACAACAAGAACCCGCCGACCAAAGAGCAGATCGCCGAGGCCATGGCCAATGTAGGCCAGACCGAATTGCTCGAGGTCAAGGACAATCCGCCAATGGTGCGCAAGAACAAACCGGGTGTCACCATCACTCTGGGCGCCATTGCAAAGGGATATAGTGCAGATTTGATCAGCCGTACCCTTGCGAAGCACGGCATTACGAATTATCTCGTAGAGATAGGCGGCGACCTGATGGTGCATGGCCTGAATGAAATGGGCGAACCCTGGCAGATTGGCGTTGAGAAACCCGACGAAGCCGGACGCTCGGTTCAACTGGTCCTCCCGGTACGCGATATGGGCATTGCAACATCTGGAGATTATCGCAACTTCTACTTCAATGATGAGGGACAGCGCATGTCTCACATCATCGACCCGACGACCGGCAAACCGGTCACGCACAATCTCGCTTCGGTCACGGTTCTGGCGCCAAATGGCATGCGCGCCGATGGCTGGGCAACCGCACTTCTCGTGCTGGGCGAGAAAGAGGGACGGGCTCTGGCGGACAAGCTGGACATTCCGGCCTATTTCATTCGCCGTGAGAAAAGCGGTTTCGTCACATCTAGCAGCAAAGCCTTTGATGCTCTGATGGCGGCTGAAAAATGA
- a CDS encoding MBL fold metallo-hydrolase — translation MAVLQFDRDFTPHYGEAIALADNVRRVTCNNPSPFTFYGTNSYIVGQGTVAIIDPGPADPDHIDALLRATSRETISHILITHTHADHSPGASLLKARCGAPVFAEGPHRPTRTLHAQEINALDAEGDVALDIDRFLRDGDLIEGDSWALKVVHTPGHTVNHLAFAFADGSGLFCGDHVMAWSTSIVAPPDGSMAAYMASLDRLMQRNDRVYWPGHGGAISAPKPFLAGLKTHRESREQALVAHLEAGHETIADMVASIYRDVDPSLHSAAALSMFAQMEYLVARGVVRCLDAEPTLNAHYRLTGQG, via the coding sequence ATGGCCGTGCTACAATTTGACCGCGATTTCACCCCCCATTATGGCGAGGCTATCGCGCTGGCGGACAATGTCAGGCGTGTGACCTGCAACAACCCCAGCCCCTTCACCTTTTACGGCACCAACAGCTATATCGTCGGCCAAGGGACCGTGGCGATCATCGATCCCGGCCCAGCGGACCCCGACCATATCGATGCCCTGCTCCGTGCGACTTCAAGGGAGACCATCAGCCACATCCTGATCACCCACACTCATGCGGATCACTCTCCGGGCGCCAGCCTGCTGAAAGCGCGATGCGGCGCTCCGGTCTTTGCTGAAGGACCACATCGTCCGACCCGCACCCTGCACGCGCAGGAGATCAATGCTCTTGATGCGGAAGGCGATGTTGCGCTGGATATAGATCGCTTCCTCAGGGATGGCGACCTCATCGAGGGAGACAGCTGGGCTCTGAAGGTGGTGCACACTCCAGGGCACACGGTCAACCATCTGGCCTTTGCCTTTGCCGATGGCAGCGGCCTTTTTTGCGGCGATCATGTCATGGCATGGTCAACCAGCATCGTGGCACCTCCGGACGGCTCCATGGCTGCCTACATGGCCAGTCTCGACCGGCTCATGCAGCGCAACGACCGTGTCTACTGGCCTGGGCACGGCGGTGCTATCAGCGCCCCGAAGCCGTTTCTTGCCGGGCTTAAGACGCATAGGGAGAGCCGCGAACAAGCGCTCGTTGCCCATCTTGAAGCCGGACACGAAACAATTGCCGATATGGTCGCATCGATTTATCGGGACGTCGATCCATCCCTGCACAGCGCGGCAGCCCTATCGATGTTTGCTCAAATGGAATATCTGGTGGCGCGGGGTGTTGTCCGCTGTCTTGACGCTGAACCGACGCTCAACGCCCACTATCGCCTCACCGGACAGGGCTGA
- a CDS encoding PAS domain-containing protein translates to MSVEQSVTGVERFFGEDDIIVSKTDLSGRLTYANKIFLDISGYTEKEVLGQQHSLIRHPYMPRTIFKLLWETIESGNEIFAYVNNRCKNGDHYWVYAHVTPSWGRDGKVNGYHSNRRVPDQEILKQHVIPLYAKIRAAEKSVANRKDGLKAGVEVVESLLAENGLQYDEFIATLGQRQRRGYR, encoded by the coding sequence ATGTCTGTTGAACAGTCTGTAACAGGTGTAGAAAGGTTTTTTGGTGAGGACGATATCATCGTCAGCAAAACCGATCTGTCGGGTCGCCTGACCTATGCAAACAAGATCTTCCTCGACATCTCGGGTTATACCGAAAAAGAAGTCTTGGGTCAGCAACATAGCCTCATTCGCCATCCCTATATGCCTCGCACAATTTTCAAGCTTTTGTGGGAAACGATCGAGAGTGGAAATGAGATCTTCGCCTATGTGAACAACCGTTGCAAGAATGGCGATCACTATTGGGTCTATGCCCATGTGACGCCCAGTTGGGGGCGCGATGGCAAGGTGAATGGCTACCATTCCAATCGCCGTGTGCCGGATCAGGAAATCCTCAAGCAGCATGTCATTCCACTCTATGCCAAGATTCGGGCGGCAGAGAAATCCGTTGCCAACCGAAAGGATGGCCTCAAGGCCGGTGTTGAAGTTGTCGAATCTCTGCTCGCTGAAAATGGTCTCCAGTATGACGAGTTTATCGCCACGCTCGGGCAGCGACAGCGTCGCGGATACCGCTGA
- a CDS encoding DMT family transporter, with protein MKNNTAVAYGLLALATLCWGGNVVIGRAVRGDLPPLGLSFWRWFFCCLILLVITAPRLKANWPVVRKHWKLLLAMSATGIAAFNPLQYQALHSTTAINSTLILATCPAIMALLSVFILKEKLGLAQIAGILVSFFGVVVVITAGDVRTLFHLKFTGGDIWMVGAAIVWALYSITVKMRPVTLDPLVMLMVITGLGALILLPLYIWETLTYQAVTLTPTNLAAIVYVTFIASLLAYFSWNKGVGLIGPSKAGVTIHLMPVWVAFLAFFFLGERLEGYHLMGIAFIALGILLNSRRARV; from the coding sequence ATGAAAAACAATACTGCTGTCGCCTATGGTCTGCTTGCTCTGGCCACGCTTTGCTGGGGTGGCAATGTGGTGATCGGTCGGGCCGTTCGCGGCGATTTGCCGCCGCTCGGTCTTTCCTTCTGGCGCTGGTTTTTCTGCTGTCTCATCCTGCTGGTCATCACCGCCCCGCGGCTCAAAGCCAACTGGCCTGTGGTCCGCAAACACTGGAAGCTGCTGCTGGCCATGTCGGCTACGGGTATCGCCGCCTTCAACCCCCTGCAGTATCAGGCCCTGCACAGCACCACGGCCATCAACTCCACCCTCATCTTGGCCACCTGCCCGGCGATCATGGCGCTGCTATCGGTATTCATTCTCAAGGAAAAGCTCGGTCTTGCCCAGATTGCAGGCATTCTGGTTTCCTTCTTTGGTGTGGTGGTGGTGATCACGGCAGGCGATGTGAGAACCCTGTTCCATCTCAAGTTCACGGGCGGCGACATCTGGATGGTCGGGGCCGCCATTGTCTGGGCACTCTACTCCATCACGGTAAAAATGCGCCCGGTGACGCTTGACCCTCTGGTCATGCTGATGGTCATCACCGGCCTCGGGGCGCTGATCCTGCTGCCCCTCTACATCTGGGAAACCCTCACCTATCAGGCCGTAACCCTGACACCGACGAATCTGGCCGCCATTGTCTATGTGACGTTCATTGCCTCGCTGCTGGCCTATTTCAGCTGGAACAAGGGCGTCGGCCTCATCGGTCCGTCCAAGGCGGGTGTCACGATTCACCTTATGCCGGTCTGGGTGGCGTTCCTTGCGTTCTTCTTTCTGGGAGAACGGCTGGAAGGCTACCACCTGATGGGCATCGCCTTCATTGCGCTGGGCATTCTGCTCAACAGCCGCCGCGCGCGCGTGTGA
- a CDS encoding DJ-1/PfpI family protein has protein sequence MSKSIGILIFDDVEELDFVGPWEVFTMANMAAEKMKLSAAFEMSLIAPSMEPVRCAKGMRVLPDKAMAEVSRQDVILVPGGMGTRREVNNPEMLEWIAIVGGRADWITSVCTGSLLLTAAGLTRGKKITTHHGAVDLLHDRPEAPDVRPEYRYIRDGNLVTSAGVSAGIDMSLWLVGEWHGADFARAVQKAMQYDPMPPYGALT, from the coding sequence ATGAGCAAGTCAATTGGGATCCTGATATTCGACGATGTCGAAGAGCTGGATTTTGTTGGGCCGTGGGAAGTCTTTACCATGGCCAACATGGCCGCCGAGAAAATGAAACTGTCCGCCGCTTTCGAGATGTCCCTGATTGCGCCGAGCATGGAACCGGTGCGGTGTGCCAAGGGGATGCGCGTGCTGCCGGACAAGGCGATGGCCGAGGTGTCGCGGCAGGACGTAATTCTCGTGCCCGGCGGCATGGGAACCCGTCGCGAGGTGAACAATCCCGAAATGCTCGAATGGATCGCGATTGTGGGTGGCCGGGCCGACTGGATCACCAGCGTCTGCACCGGGTCGCTGCTGCTGACGGCGGCCGGATTGACGCGCGGCAAGAAGATTACCACCCATCATGGCGCCGTCGATCTGCTGCACGATCGCCCCGAGGCGCCCGACGTCCGGCCCGAATATCGCTATATCCGCGATGGCAATCTGGTGACGAGCGCCGGGGTTTCTGCCGGAATCGACATGAGCCTGTGGCTGGTTGGTGAATGGCACGGTGCCGATTTCGCCCGTGCCGTGCAGAAGGCCATGCAATATGACCCGATGCCGCCTTACGGGGCGCTGACCTGA